The DNA sequence TGCTTTTTTTATTTTAAGGAGAATTTTTATAAAAGGCAGAATTGTTAAAATAGAAAGTAAAGATTATTATGTAAAAATTTCTGATGATGAAATTTTAAGATGTTCGTTGCGCGGAAAATTCAAAAAGGAATATAATCTTAAAAAAGATAAACTTTTAACTTTGGATTTTGCTTCGCTTGGAGATTGGGTAGAAATTACAAAAATCTCAAATGAAATTGGAGTTATTGAATCAATTCATGATAGGAAAAATTATTTATCACGTAAAGCCGGAAAATTGCGCGGCGGATTAAAAAGAGGAAGAAGATTTGAGCAAATTATAGCTTCGAATATTGATAAAATTTACATAGTTGCCAGCATAATTTTCCCCGAATTCAACAACAGATTTATTGATAGAGTAATTGTTGCCGCAGAAAGTGCAAACATTGATTTTTCTATCGTTATAAATAAAATAGATTTGGATGAAAATAATAACTCGCAAAATTGGGAACAATTTTATAAATCAATAGGTTACAATGTTTTTAGAGTTAGCGCAAAAAGAGGAGATTCAATTTCTGAACTAAAAGAAAATTTATCCGGAAATGTAAATTTATTTTGGGGGCAATCCGGAGTTGGAAAATCTTCAATATTAAATTCAATGTTTCCGCATTTGGATTTTCGTGTTGGTGAAGTAAGCAATTATTCACAAAAAGGAATTCACACAACTGTTACCGGAGAATTCAAGAAAGTTGCGGAAAATACTTACATTGTTGATACTCCCGGAATTAGAGAAATTGATCCTTACGGAATAAAGAAAGAAGATTTATCACACTATTTTATGGAGTTTAAACCTTTTCTGCAAAATTGTAAATTCAATACTTGTAATCATGATCATGAGCCGGATTGCGCAGTTCTTGATGCAGTTGAAAAAGGCAAAATTTCCATTGAGCGTTATCAAAGTTATTTAAATATTCTCAACACAATTGAAGATGATATGTTTTATTAAGCAAGTTTACATTTCATTTGATAATTTTACATTTATATTTTATTCACTATTCTTAGGCAAAATTTAATTGATTAAATACATTTATTTTCTGTTGGTAATTTTTATAATTTCTTGTTCTTCTCACGTTGAAAAAGAATCTTTGGAAAATCAAGAAGTAAAAAGTAAAATTTCTAAAGCCGATAAAGAAACTGCTCAGCAATTATTCATTGATGCATCTATGATGGATATTGATGAAAAATATGCCGAAGCAATTTTGGATTATCAAGAAGCATTAAGATTAGATCCAAGTGCCGGAATTTATTACGCTCTCGCAAAAGATTATCTGCGTTTAAACAAACTTTCTCAAGCACTAATTAATTCAAAAAAATCCGTTGAATTAGAATCGCAAAATGTTGAATATTTAACATTGTTGGGAACTGTTTATTCATTCAGCAGAAATGCGGATTCTGCAAAAGTAATTTTTGAAAAAATTGTAAATTTGGATTCTTCTGATGTAAACGCAAGATTTAATTTGGCGCAATTAAATGAAGCAAATCAGCCATTGGAATCATTAAAACTTTACAAAGAAATTTTAGCAATTACTGGTCCGGAGTGGAATGTTTTATTAAAAATTGCCGAACTTAACGAAAGACTTGGACAATCTGATCAAACTGTAAAAACCGTTGAAGAACTTTTGGAATTAAATCCTTCGAGTTTAGAATTGCAAAAAATGCTTGTTGAATCTTACATCAAAACAAATCAATATGAAAAAGCGTTAAATACAGTTAACAATTCCTTGGAAATTTTCCCAGATGATATAAATCTTATTGAGCTAAAAGGAAATGCTTATGTAAAGATGAAGGAATGGGATAAAGGTGCGGAAGAATATAAAAAGATTTTGAACAAACCAAATATTCCGTTTGAAATTAAAATGAGAATTGGTGCCGCTTTTTATGCAGAGAGTTTAAATGATTCTACACTTTTACCCATTGCGTTAAATGTACTTCAGCAGATTGATAAAGATTCTTCCGATTGGCAAATAAATGCGTTTATGGGAGAAATTTCTAATAAACAAAAAAATGATTCGTTAACATTAAATTATTTCAGAAAGGCGATAGAATTAGCTCCGCTTAATAGTGATTTGCGAATTAGATTTGGACAAATATTATTTGAAAGCGCAGATTATGCAATTGCCGCAAGCGAAATGGAAGATGCTGTTAAAAAATTCCCAAATGATTTTGTGATAAATTTTATACTTGGTTTATCATTAGCACAAAGTTCTGATCATAACGGAGCAGTTCCATATTTGAAAAAAGCCGTTGAAATTAATCCTAATGATTTAAATTCTACAATGTCTTATTGCTTTTCATTACATCAAATAAAACATAGTGATGAAGCTTTGAAATATCTTGAACGTGCTTTGCGAATTGATTCAAAAAACGTTCAAGCATTAAGTCTAATGGGAATGATTTACGAAGGCAAAGATTTGTTTACGAAAAGTGACAGTTTATATGATAAAGTGATTTCGTTAGATTCAACTGATATTTTAACTTTAAATAATTTTGCATATTCGCTTGCTGAACGCGGAGTTCAATTAGAAAAAGCATTAAAAATGGTAAAGGTTTCTGTTGAAAAAGAACCGGAAAATTCATCATACCTTGATACAATCGGCTGGGTATATTTTAAAATGAACAATTTTGAAGAAGCCAAAATACATATTGAAAAAGCAATTGAGTTTGATGATAAAAATGCAACTTTACTTGATCATTTGGGAGATGTATATTACAAGCTTGAAAATAGAGAAAAAGCTAAATTGCTTTGGCAAGATGCTCTTAAATTAGATCCCAAATTAGAAAATGTTGAACAAAAAATTATGCAAGGATTGGAGTGACAAACAAGAAAAATTTTATCATTTATATTTTATTAATTATTTCAATAATAAGTTGTGTTCCAAGCAAGCCGGTTTATGAAGAAGAAATACTTACGGCAGATAGATTAATAAAAAAGTTGGAAGCAAATAGAAGAAAAATTAAAACATTTCAAGGTTCCGGAATAATAAATGTTGAATCAGAAAAAATAGATGCAAAAGCTACTTTTGAAGTTTTTCTAAAAAAACCGGATTCTCTAAAATTTGTTATTTATGGTCCTTTTGGGATTGACCTAGCGCAAGCATTAATAACTTCATCCGAATTTGAGTTTTATGATGAAATGAAAAACACAGTTTACAAAGGAAGAAATGATAACAATATTCTCAATAAAATTTTTCACATTGATTTAAGTTTTGCTGAATTAATTGATGCTTTTGCCGGTGCGGTAAATTTAACGGATAAATTAAGAATTGAACCAGATAATTATAAATTAACCGATGAAGAATATCACCTAACTTATTTAGATACGTTAAATAATAAACAAAGCTTGTATCAAATACAGATTAGCAATTTGGCAATAAATAATTTTAAACTTTACAAAAACAAAAAGACTCTTTTGTTTGATGGTGAATATAAAGATTTTGAAATGTTTGATAATGTTGCAATTCCTTCAACAGTTATTATTCAAAATAAAATTAATGATCAAAAAGTTACAATTGATTATAGAAATATTTTAGTTAACGAAAATTTGGGAAATCTGCAGCTTGATTTGCCAAAAGATGTAAGTGTAAAAATATGGTAAGAAAAATTATATTCGGTTTATTATTTTCTGCTGCAACTTTCTTTTGTCAGAATGATATTAAAATTGATGATAAAAATAGTGAGCTCAAAAATATTCAGAAGCAAATCCAATCGCTTGAAGGTGAACTTTCCGAATTGGCAAAAAAAGAAAAAAATAATCTTTCCGTATTAAAAAAGTTAGATCATCAAAATTTACTTTTGAATAAAAGTATAAAAAAAATAGAAAAGGATGAAAAGCAAAAAGAGGAAAATATCCTCAATTTGAATTCGCAAATTGTAAAACATAAATCTAGAATTAAAGCACTTCAGAAAGAATACGGAAGTTATTTGGTTTGGATTTACAAACAAGGCGATAACTCAACTTTAAAATATTTGTTCAACTCAGATTCATTTAATCAATTACTTATTCGTTATAAATATTTGGATTATGTTCATAAAGCAAGCGAAACAAATGTAAATGAATTGAAGGAAAATCAAATAAAACTAAGTGAAGCAAAAAATTCAGTTGAGACTGAACTTTCGGAAAAAGTGAAATTAAAAAATCAGAAAGCAAGTGAACAGGAAGTTCTAAATAAAAAAAGAGAAGACAGAAAAGTTTTATTGGCTTCGTTAAAAAAAGATAAAAAAAATGTAAATGTTGAGATTGATCAAAAACGAAAGATTGAGATTAAAATTAAAAAGATGATTGCTGATTTAATTGAAAAGGAAAGAGAAAAAGAAAGACAAATGCGGACTGCAAAACTTAAAGGTGAAATAAAAGAATATAATTATGATTTTAATTATAAAAGTTTTCAAAATTTTGCCCAGTTGAAAGGTGTTTTAAGTTGGCCGATAAAATCTCCAAAAATCGGAAGAGATTTTGGCGAAAATAAAAATGATAAAACAAAAACCGTAACTTTAAATTACGGCATTGATATAATTGCAAAAGACAATAAAGATGTTTACGCAGTTGCTGAAGGAATTGTGAGTGCAATTGAATGGATTCCGGGTTACGGAAGTGTTTTAATAATTACACATAGAGACGATTACAGAACTGTTTACGGACATATGACTGACATAAATGTTTTGGAGGGCAATAAAGTTAAAGCCGGCGATTTAATTGGTCAAGTTAATGAAAGTCTTGAAGGTAGCATTTTACATTTTGAAATTTGGAACGAAAGGAATTATCAAAATCCGCAAGAATGGCTTGTAAAAAAATAAATGATTATTAAAGATTTTATTAAAATATTTATTCAAAAAAATAAAACTTTACTTAGGAATTTTTCTTCGTTAACTGCACTTCAAATTTCACAATATCTTTTTCCTCTTGTAACATTTCCATATTTAGTAAGAGTTTTAGGTCCGGATGGTTACGGACTTGTATCTTTTGCAAACGCATTTATCGGATATTTCACAGTTTTAACAGATTACGGTTTTCATCTTTCGGCAACAAAAGATATTTCAATTAATAGAAAAAATAATCCGCAAAAAATAGAAGAAATTTATAGTTCGGTTCTTGGAGTAAAAATTTTATTATTTCTTCTCAGCATTTTGATAATTGTTCCAATACTTTTATTTATCCCAAAGTTTAATGATAATGCAATGATTTATTTCATTTCATTCCTTGCGGTTTTCGGAACAACATTATTTCCCATTTGGTTTTTTCAAGGAATTGAAGAAATGGGATATATAAGTTCAATAAGTATTTTGGTAAAAGTTTTTTGGGTAATTTCAATTTTTCTGTTGGTAAATTCAAAAGATGATATAATTATTCTGGTAAGTTTAAATGCAATAAGTTCAATTCTAACGGGCTTAATTGGCTTATGGATTGCAAGAATTAAATTTAATTTAAAATTATTTATTCCCACCGTTGAACAAATAAAATATCAACTTGAAGATAGCTGGCATTATTTTTTGTCAAACGTATCAATAAGTTTATACACAATTTCCAATATTTTCATTTTAGGAATTTTTACAAATGATACAACTGTTGGATATTTTTCAGCCGCAGATAAAATTAGATACGCAATTCAGAATGTTACGTCAACGGCCGGAAGAACTATTTTCCCGCATTTATCATCGGAATTTCTTAGATCATTAGAAGCCGGATTTAGCTTTATCAGAAAATATGTAATTTCAATGGGAAGTTTCGTATTTCTGCTGAGCATTTTACTTTTTCTTTTTTCTGAACAAATAGTTTTACTGGTTCTTGGTGAAGAATATTTTAAATCTGTTATTGTGCTTAAAATACTTTCCGTATTGCCGTTTATAATATTTGCTAGCAATGTCGCGGGAATTCAAACAATGATAAATCTTGGTTTCAAAAAAGAATTTGCAAACATTATTATTATTGCCGGAATTTTAAATATTGTACTTTCACTAATAATTGTTCCAATTTATTTTGAGTTTGGAAGCGCTGTTGCGGTTGTAATTACCGAATTAGTTGTAACAATAAAAATGTTAAGTTTTCTAAAACGTAAAAATATTAATGTTTTTAAGAAAGCAACATCTGAGTTATGAAAAAAAATATTTGTTGTTATTTAAAATTAGTTGAAATGTCTTTCCTTTAAAAAATTATTTTATCTAAGAATTTTGATATTGTTAAAAAATTTATATTTTTCGGTATAATACTAAGTGGTATAATACTATTGGGTATAAAATGAAAAATTCACCGTTCATTTATGGAAATGTAGTTGCAGATATTTCTTTTACAAACAGAGATGAAGAAAGTAAAAAACTTTATTCTAATTTAACAAATGGAATAAATACTACAATAATTTCACCACGCAGATGGGGAAAATCTTCACTTGTTGAAAAAGTTTTTAAAGATATTCTTAAAAAAAATAAAAATACTAAAACTATTATTGTAGATTTATTTTTAACAAGTAGTGAAGAAGAATTTTTAGAACTTTTTGCAAAAGAAATCATTAAAGCTTCATCTACTAAAATTGAAGATCTTATTAAAAATTCAAAGGATTTTTTTAAACAGCTTATCCCCCAAATTAGTTTTGGAGCTGATCCAAATTCTGAATTGTCTCTAAGTTTTAATTGGACTGAATTAAAAAAAAATAAAAATGAAATCCTTGATTTAGCAGAACAAATTGCAATTAAGAAAAAAAATAAATTTGTTATCGGTTTAGATGAATTTCAAAATCTTGCGACTTTTACTGACTATAAAAATCTTGAAAAAAATATGAGAGCTATTTGGCAGAGACAAAAACATGTTACTTATTGTATATTCGGAAGCAAACGGCATATGATGACGGAAATATTTGATAATTCAACAAGTCCTTTTTATAGATTTGGAGATATAATTTTATTGCAAAAAATATCAACGGAAAATTGGGTTAAATTTATTAGTGATAGTTTTAAAAATTCTAAGAAATTAATTAAAATTCAAATTGCTCACAAAATTCCAACAATTATGAAAAATCATTCATGGTATGTACAGCAATTATCACATTATACTTGGAATTTAACAGATAAAGTTGCAACGAATGTAGAAATAAAAAAAGCATTAGAGGAATTGATATCTGCAAATACTCCACTTTACCAAAAGGATATTGAACAACTAAGTAAAACGCAGATTAATTTATTAAAAGCCATTACACAATGTGAGCAGCAATTAACGAGTGCAAATGTTATGCAAAAGTATAAACTTGGTACTCCGCGAAATGTTACAAAGAATAGAGAAATATTAATAAATAATGATTTTATTCATTACCAAGATGGGAAGTATGAATTTTTAGATCCCGCATTTGAATTATGGTTTAATAAAGTCTTCTATAATAAATTTATTGAAGCTTATTTTAGTAATTAAAAAACTATTCTAAATCAATCTTTTATGAAATATGATTATCTAATTGTTGGTGCGGGATTTGCTGGAAGTGTTTTTGCAGAAAGAATTGCAAGCCAGCAAGATAAAAAAGTTTTAATTCTTGAAAAAAGAAATCATATTGGCGGAAATGCTTATGATGAATTTGATGAACATGGAATTTTAGTTCATAGATATGGACCACATATTTTTCATACAAATAGCAAAAAAGTTTTTGATTACCTTTCACAGTTTACAGAATGGAGATTTTACGAACATAGAGTTTTAGCGAAATTAAAGAATGAACTTTATCCAATTCCGATAAATAGAACGACAATAAATAAATTATATAATAAGAAATTTACGACTGATGAAGAAGTTGCAGAGTTTTATAATTCGATTAAAGAAAAAAGATATCCAATAAAAAATTCGGAAGATATAATTATTAACCAAGTTGGTATTGATTTATACGAAAAGTTCTTTAAATTTTACACTAAGAAACAATGGAATTTAGATCCGGCGGAATTATCTTCAACAGTTTGCGGGAGAATTCCGGTAAGAACAAATGATGATGACAGATATTTTACAGACAAATATCAATTTATGCCGAAGGACGGTTACACTAAAATGTTTGAGAAAATGTTAGATAATAAAAATATTGAGATTTTGCTAAATACAGATTACAAGAAAATTGTAAATGAAATTGTTTTTGATAAAATGATTTATACCGGACCAGTAGATTATTTCTTCGATTATAAATTTGGGAAATTACCTTATCGATCAATCAGATTTGAATGGGAGAATATTAATGAAGAAAAGTTTCAAGAAGTTGCTCAAGTAAATTATACTGAGAAAGAGGTAGATTTCACAAGAGTTGTTGAACACAAACATTTATCCGGACAAATAAAAAATTTAACTACAATTAGCCGAGAGTTTTCTCAAAAAGATGGCGAACCATTTTATCCAATACCAAATAATGAAAATGAAATTATTTATAAAAAATATAATAATGAAGCTGATAAACTAAATAATATAATTTTCGCCGGACGTTTGGCAGAATATAAATATTATAATATGGATCAAGTGGTTGCTAATACGCTAAATCTATTTTTAAATCAGTCAAATAAATGAAAAAAAAGATTCCAATTCTTTTAGTTGTAAATAATCGTCCACATCTTTTAACTATCATACTTAATAGATTACTTAAATATACTGACTGGAATATATTTGAGCTTTGGATTCTTGATAATTTTGGATCTGATTCTGTCAAACACATCATTTCTGCATATACTTGTAAATATTCTCATATAAGAGTGTTTGAACAAAATTTCAATCAGATTTCTATAATACAAAATGAAATTATTAAAAAACTCAAAGCAGAAATTTATATTAAATTAGACGATGATATTTTTGTTACTAAAAACTGGACAAATGGATTTGTAAATGTTTTAGAAAGAAATAAAAGTAGCATAAGTATTGGTTCAGTTGTTATTCCCGTCAATGGATACGGTTGGAAAATATTTTTAGAAAGTATGAATCTTGTACAAAAATTCAACGAAAGATTTCCAAATATAAACATAATACAAGGTTGTATGGAGCCAGCAGTTTGGGGGAATAATGAAGTAGTCAACTTTATTTGGGAAAATTCATTAAATATTGATATTACCACTGAAAGATTTATAAATAATAATTTACAAATCAAAGATTTTGGCGTTCCATATAGATATTCAATTGGGGCAATCAGTTTTACTCACGATTTTTGGGAGAAGATGGGTGGGTGGAAAGTTGATTCTAATTTCTCTAAAAAATGGAGAATTAACCAAATATTAACTGAATTAAATCAAAATATTGCTAAAATTAGAAAACGTGAACAACAAAGAAGAATTCAAAAAATTATTAATATTTTAACATCGATAGATACATCAGCTTTAGGAGTTGAAGAAGAATATTTATTTGAATTTTCCAACAGAAACAACCTCAATCAATATGTAACAAATGAAAGCATTGTATTTCACTTTTCTTTTGGTGCGACAAATGAATATTTAATGAAAAAAAAATTTTTGGATATTTTAAAGTATGAATCAATCTGAAAATTCACAATTAGTTACAGTAAATATTCTTTCTTATAATAGAAAAGATCAATTAAAAATTACTTTAACAAAAGTTTACGAACAAGATTATAAAAACATTGAAGTTATTGTTGTTGATAATGCTTCTTCTGATGGAACTCAAGAAATGGTTAAACAAGAGTTTCCTAATGTAATTTTAATTGAATTAAATGAGAATATTGGGATTGCCGGTTGGAATAAAGGTTTTGAAATTGCAAAAGGAGAATATGTTTTAGTTTTGGATGATGATGCTTATCCTGAAAAAACAGCTTTAGGGAATTGTGTTCAAAAAATAAAAGAAAATAGTTTAATAGGTGGAATTACACTAAATATTATAGATTTAAATGATAATAATGATAATTTTAGAACATCCTGGCTTCCCAATCATCATATTTCTGAATGTTACTGGCCAATATTTTTAGGTTGTGCTTTTTTTTTAAAGAATGGTTTATTAGGTAAAAGTCCTATGCCGAAAGATTATTTTATTTTTCAGCATGAATTACCTGTTGCTGCAGATATATATAATTTGGGATTTAAAATTTATTACAATAAGAATTATTTATCATATCATTTCTTTAAAGATCAAACAAATTACAATATAGTTGCTGATCAATATGGATTTAGAAACAATTTTAAGTTTATCATAAAATATTTACCGAGAACAATTATAATATTTTACTTAACTCAGATAATTCTTTTTTATTCGACGCGGTCGATTAGAAAAATGTGGTTTAGAAAGTTTTTGGAAATAGTTTTTTCTGAAAAGATTTTAATAACTAATTCGAATAGAATATCATATAAATATTTTTGGCAATTAAGGAAATATCATTTTTTTAATCAAACATTGTTTTCTAAAATTATAAAATGAAAATCCTCTTTTTAGTTAATGAGCTTTTAACAGTTTGTGGAGTCAGTAAACACTTCTACAATTTACTCGGTGGGTTAATTAAATATTACCCAGGAAATGAATATTACGTTATTTGCGGTGGGGGCGATGCAATTGAAAAATTTGAAAGTTTAGGAATAAATGTAGTAATAAACAATAAAATTAGACATGAAACACGTTCAATTAAAGGTTATATATTTGCAATAAAAAATATTCGTCATTTTGTTAAAAAGAATAAAATTGATATCATTCATTCACATCATCATTATGCCGCAAGTTTATCACAAAAAGCTGTTAAATTAAGTAAAACAAAAACTATCTTTACGAATCATGGAATACTTCCAGAAATTGGAATATTGAATCATTTTAATGGAGATAAAATAATTGTTGTGAATGAACATGTTAGAGAATACTTAATTCAGAGAAAAATTAGAAAAGAAGATGATATTTTTCTAATTAGACATGGGTTCCCAATTATTAAAATAAATAAAATAAGGTCTGATAGATTAAAAGTAATCACCGGAGGAAGATTTGTAAAAGAAAAATATTTTGATGAATACATCAAAGCTATTGCAAATTTATCAAATGAAATAAAGCAAAAAGCTGAGTTTTATATTGCTGGAGATGGCGAAGAAGAAATTAAACTAAGAAAACTAAATAATGAACTAAATGCAGGTATAATATTTTTAGGAAAAATTAGTGATTTTCAAAAAAAAATGTATGAAACTAACATTTTTGTTTTTACTTCCAAATTAATAGCAGAGGGTTTTCCAACTATAATTGTTGAAGCTGGAATTGCTGAAAATTTAATAATTACATCAAATTTTGTAGGATTAGATAAAGTTTTATCAAGTGACAAAGTTTTAATAATTGAAAATGGGAATATTGAAATGCTAACACAAAAATTAGAAGAAGCTATTTTAAATTTTGACAATCATAAAATAAAAGTTAAAAATATGACAGAGATTATCGAAAAATATTTTAATCAACATGATATGATTGAAAAAACAGTTTCACTCTATAAAGAGATCTTATGTTGCAGATGAAGTGAAAAAACTAAGTCTTCATAACTAATCTCTTCTTGGTTTAATAAAAGTAATTTATTCGGTTAATTTTTTATTCATATTGAATTAACTAAGCATTTTCAAACTACGGATATTTTATCTTGTGAAAAATAAAATTTTATCTATGAGAATATATCTACTCCTAATGTTAAATTAAAAAATATTCAAAATGAATTTACATGGGAAAAAGTTATCTTAAATTATTATCTACTATTTAAAAATGTTATTATTGCTAGATAATTGATATATAAATTTCTATATGATTAAAAAGACAATTATTCATATTGTTGGAGCATCAACTTATGATGGTACTTTTATCTTTGCACTTCACTTATCAAAAATTCTTAAAAGTTATAACCATAAAATATTTAATCAGGTAATTGGAAGTGCACAAGATCAAGCATTACAACTAGGATATAATTTATTATTTTCAACAATTACAAATAAAATAATAAGAGTAATAAAGTACATTCATTTCTTGATTCAAATAAAAAAGGAAGAAAATCAAAATATTATATTCCATTATCATTCTGGCAGTTTATTCTTACTTCTATATACTGTTTTAATTTCAAGGTCAAAACTAATAATAACGTTACATTGCAAAAATGTACATTGCAAGAATTCAAAATATATCTCATTGTTCAGAAAATTTATATACAAATTTATTTTTAGTCAATCTAAACTAATAACAGTTTCTCATGCTGCATATGATGAAATTCATTATATTTTCCCTCAGTTTGAAATCCAAATTATACAGAACTATATCTCTTTTGATATCACTTCGACTAGAACAGATTATCAACTTTTGTTTGGATATTTAGGACAAATATCATCTTCAAAGGGGATTGAAGACATTTTAAAATTTGCAAGTTACTTTGAGCCAAAAAAATCAAAAATAGTTGTAATGGGAGATGTAAAAGAAAAAATATATAAGGAAAAAATAAGAATACTGAATAATAAGATTGAATATTTTTATCCTAACTTAGATAAAACTATATTTTTCAAAAAAATTGATTTTTTACTATTTCCGTCAAAATCACAATATGAAAGCTTTGGATTAGTAATTTTAGAGGCTATTTTGAATTATAAACCAGTTATTTGCTATAAGACTGCTTCAAATCTTGAATTATTAACTGAAGAATATCCCTTATTTGTTAATGATTTTTTAACTCATACAATTATTCAGAAAGTTAATAATTTTTTGCAAAATGAAGATGAAAAAGAAAAATTATTCAAAATATATAATGAATTGAAAACAATTGTTGCTAAAAAAGAATTTCAGAAAAATTATGAAGTCATATTTCAAAAAGTTAAATAAGATAAAAACCATGATCATTATACATATAATTAATAATAATATCATAAAATATAGTTACATAAAAATATTTCGTCAATTTTTACATAATGTTTTTGATACAAATGGAGCTGTTTATATAACTAGAAAGCAATTCATTAGTACGTATACTCATTCAAAAAAAAATAGTTTTTATTTATAAAAGTTATTTATGAATATTCTGCATTTAACTAAAGATTATACAAAAATAAACGGCATTACAACTGCAATTGAAAATTTAATTGCTGCAGATAAATTAAATTTTCATTATGTCTTAAGTAACTTTGTTGATGATGCCTTTCAATGTAGTAATCACTGTATTTATCTTAACACAAGTTTGCCAATATCAGTTTCAAAAATTATTTATAATATTTTTAAGTTAAAACAATTATGTAAAAAATATCATATTGGTATTATCCATTGCCATCATCGCTATTTCGATTTATTAGCAAGCTCACTTAA is a window from the Ignavibacteriota bacterium genome containing:
- the rsgA gene encoding ribosome small subunit-dependent GTPase A; amino-acid sequence: MVKIESKDYYVKISDDEILRCSLRGKFKKEYNLKKDKLLTLDFASLGDWVEITKISNEIGVIESIHDRKNYLSRKAGKLRGGLKRGRRFEQIIASNIDKIYIVASIIFPEFNNRFIDRVIVAAESANIDFSIVINKIDLDENNNSQNWEQFYKSIGYNVFRVSAKRGDSISELKENLSGNVNLFWGQSGVGKSSILNSMFPHLDFRVGEVSNYSQKGIHTTVTGEFKKVAENTYIVDTPGIREIDPYGIKKEDLSHYFMEFKPFLQNCKFNTCNHDHEPDCAVLDAVEKGKISIERYQSYLNILNTIEDDMFY
- a CDS encoding tetratricopeptide repeat protein, which produces MIKYIYFLLVIFIISCSSHVEKESLENQEVKSKISKADKETAQQLFIDASMMDIDEKYAEAILDYQEALRLDPSAGIYYALAKDYLRLNKLSQALINSKKSVELESQNVEYLTLLGTVYSFSRNADSAKVIFEKIVNLDSSDVNARFNLAQLNEANQPLESLKLYKEILAITGPEWNVLLKIAELNERLGQSDQTVKTVEELLELNPSSLELQKMLVESYIKTNQYEKALNTVNNSLEIFPDDINLIELKGNAYVKMKEWDKGAEEYKKILNKPNIPFEIKMRIGAAFYAESLNDSTLLPIALNVLQQIDKDSSDWQINAFMGEISNKQKNDSLTLNYFRKAIELAPLNSDLRIRFGQILFESADYAIAASEMEDAVKKFPNDFVINFILGLSLAQSSDHNGAVPYLKKAVEINPNDLNSTMSYCFSLHQIKHSDEALKYLERALRIDSKNVQALSLMGMIYEGKDLFTKSDSLYDKVISLDSTDILTLNNFAYSLAERGVQLEKALKMVKVSVEKEPENSSYLDTIGWVYFKMNNFEEAKIHIEKAIEFDDKNATLLDHLGDVYYKLENREKAKLLWQDALKLDPKLENVEQKIMQGLE
- a CDS encoding DUF4292 domain-containing protein, which encodes MTNKKNFIIYILLIISIISCVPSKPVYEEEILTADRLIKKLEANRRKIKTFQGSGIINVESEKIDAKATFEVFLKKPDSLKFVIYGPFGIDLAQALITSSEFEFYDEMKNTVYKGRNDNNILNKIFHIDLSFAELIDAFAGAVNLTDKLRIEPDNYKLTDEEYHLTYLDTLNNKQSLYQIQISNLAINNFKLYKNKKTLLFDGEYKDFEMFDNVAIPSTVIIQNKINDQKVTIDYRNILVNENLGNLQLDLPKDVSVKIW
- a CDS encoding peptidoglycan DD-metalloendopeptidase family protein; translated protein: MVRKIIFGLLFSAATFFCQNDIKIDDKNSELKNIQKQIQSLEGELSELAKKEKNNLSVLKKLDHQNLLLNKSIKKIEKDEKQKEENILNLNSQIVKHKSRIKALQKEYGSYLVWIYKQGDNSTLKYLFNSDSFNQLLIRYKYLDYVHKASETNVNELKENQIKLSEAKNSVETELSEKVKLKNQKASEQEVLNKKREDRKVLLASLKKDKKNVNVEIDQKRKIEIKIKKMIADLIEKEREKERQMRTAKLKGEIKEYNYDFNYKSFQNFAQLKGVLSWPIKSPKIGRDFGENKNDKTKTVTLNYGIDIIAKDNKDVYAVAEGIVSAIEWIPGYGSVLIITHRDDYRTVYGHMTDINVLEGNKVKAGDLIGQVNESLEGSILHFEIWNERNYQNPQEWLVKK
- a CDS encoding flippase; the encoded protein is MIIKDFIKIFIQKNKTLLRNFSSLTALQISQYLFPLVTFPYLVRVLGPDGYGLVSFANAFIGYFTVLTDYGFHLSATKDISINRKNNPQKIEEIYSSVLGVKILLFLLSILIIVPILLFIPKFNDNAMIYFISFLAVFGTTLFPIWFFQGIEEMGYISSISILVKVFWVISIFLLVNSKDDIIILVSLNAISSILTGLIGLWIARIKFNLKLFIPTVEQIKYQLEDSWHYFLSNVSISLYTISNIFILGIFTNDTTVGYFSAADKIRYAIQNVTSTAGRTIFPHLSSEFLRSLEAGFSFIRKYVISMGSFVFLLSILLFLFSEQIVLLVLGEEYFKSVIVLKILSVLPFIIFASNVAGIQTMINLGFKKEFANIIIIAGILNIVLSLIIVPIYFEFGSAVAVVITELVVTIKMLSFLKRKNINVFKKATSEL
- a CDS encoding ATP-binding protein, encoding MKNSPFIYGNVVADISFTNRDEESKKLYSNLTNGINTTIISPRRWGKSSLVEKVFKDILKKNKNTKTIIVDLFLTSSEEEFLELFAKEIIKASSTKIEDLIKNSKDFFKQLIPQISFGADPNSELSLSFNWTELKKNKNEILDLAEQIAIKKKNKFVIGLDEFQNLATFTDYKNLEKNMRAIWQRQKHVTYCIFGSKRHMMTEIFDNSTSPFYRFGDIILLQKISTENWVKFISDSFKNSKKLIKIQIAHKIPTIMKNHSWYVQQLSHYTWNLTDKVATNVEIKKALEELISANTPLYQKDIEQLSKTQINLLKAITQCEQQLTSANVMQKYKLGTPRNVTKNREILINNDFIHYQDGKYEFLDPAFELWFNKVFYNKFIEAYFSN